The Amblyomma americanum isolate KBUSLIRL-KWMA chromosome 3, ASM5285725v1, whole genome shotgun sequence genome window below encodes:
- the LOC144125228 gene encoding uncharacterized protein LOC144125228 → MNALTAVLLLAVAYTANAGGFLGYGGYGGYGLGYGHGGYGYGHGGYGLGYGHGVAVAAPVAVAAPAVAKAVVPAQVTSAVTYRSDVYAPRFAKVAVAAPVAHVAAPVAVAAPAVAVGYGHGGYGFGGYGLGYGGYGHGYGHGYGLGLGYGFAGKHYG, encoded by the exons atGAACGCC CTCACCGCCGTCCTTCTCCTCGCCGTCGCCTACACCGCCAACGCCGGTGGCTTCCTCGGCTATGGCGGCTACGGTGGCTATGGCCTCGGCTACGGCCACGGCGGCTATGGCTACGGCCACGGCGGCTATGGCCTCGGCTACGGCCACGGCGTGGCTGTTGCTGCTCCCGTTGCTGTCGCTGCCCCCGCCGTCGCCAAGGCTGTTGTGCCCGCCCAGGTGACCAGCGCTGTGACCTACAGGAGCGACGTCTATGCTCCTCGTTTCGCTAAG GTCGCTGTCGCCGCTCCCGTCGCCCACGTTGCCGCTCCCGTCGCTGTCGCCGCTCCCGCTGTTGCTGTCGGCTACGGACACGGAGGCTATGGCTTCGGCGGTTACGGTCTCGGCTATGGCGGTTACGGCCACGGCTACGGCCACGGCTACGGACTCGGTCTCGGATATGGCTTCGCCGGCAAGCACTACGGTTAA
- the LOC144125229 gene encoding uncharacterized protein LOC144125229 has translation MIAFLGILLVLSHVGPHVLAGDAPQGSSGGGSSAGAAGTPVSNPPVYKLAQGIGPGVAHGQQFKVPASVFAAGAGGHAAAQGPAAGQAPAGYPAGAHGAGIPLNVAGLPAGGYGLPAGYGHNLAVAGGPGGQGAAGYAGGFLPQQYAGAGGAHQLVSAGGPVHAGQAAYAGAVGQAAAFGPALAGYPGAGIAGAGYGGAGYGGAGAGGAGLPVGGPQAYGLLGQGYGGGHAAAPGAAISSVVAAPGGHVGGPGGAVHAVPHGGGHIAGGGAPAGAFPAGGAYLGAGGQAAGHAGLPRGAFFSQYSGVGPSGPITQYPLGQGGQTGIPLHGLGYGGQGAGYGGPQVVGGPGAAAGHGYAGPVGVAPGYPGAHAGGHPSQYGGGAAVAANSGAGSQSAGSQPGLGVTYGHAKQKSSR, from the exons ATGATTGCC TTCTTGGGCATTCTCCTCGTCCTGTCCCATGTGGGACCACATGTCCTCGCCGGGGACGCTCCTCAAGGCAGCTCTGGCGGCGGATCCTCTGCGGGGGCCGCTGGCACCCCCGTATCCAACCCGCCCGTCTATAAGCTGGCGCAGGGGATCGGACCCGGCGTGGCTCACGGCCAACAATTCAAGGTACCTGCCTCAGTCTTCGCCGCCGGTGCTGGAGGCCACGCCGCCGCTCAAGGCCCAGCGGCAGGTCAGGCGCCGGCTGGCTACCCGGCTGGGGCCCACGGTGCCGGCATTCCTTTGAACGTGGCTGGTCTTCCTGCCGGTGGCTACGGCTTGCCTGCCGGCTATGGTCACAACTTGGCCGTTGCCGGAGGACCAGGAGGCCAAGGAGCTGCGGGTTATGCTGGAGGTTTCCTTCCTCAACAGTACGCTGGAGCAGGTGGAGCTCATCAACTGGTCTCCGCCGGAGGGCCAGTCCATGCTGGTCAGGCGGCGTACGCGGGTGCCGTGGGTCAAGCGGCTGCGTTCGGTCCCGCCCTGGCCGGGTATCCCGGTGCAGGAATCGCTGGGGCCGGATACGGCGGGGCCGGATACGGCGGGGCCGGCGCAGGAGGTGCCGGACTTCCAGTGGGCGGACCTCAGGCGTACGGACTGCTAGGCCAGGGCTACGGAGGAGGACACGCGGCAGCCCCTGGGGCAGCCATTTCCAGTGTGGTCGCTGCTCCCGGAGGTCACGTCGGAGGCCCCGGTGGTGCCGTCCACGCTGTGCCTCATGGTGGCGGCCACATCGCTGGAGGAGGCGCTCCCGCCGGAGCCTTTCCCGCCGGTGGCGCTTACCTCGGCGCAGGCGGACAGGCGGCCGGCCACGCCGGCCTACCGCGTGGGGCTTTCTTCTCCCAGTACAGCGGCGTCGGGCCGAGCGGACCCATCACTCAGTACCCACTGGGTCAAGGTGGTCAGACAGGAATACCCCTCCATGGCCTCGGATACGGAGGTCAGGGCGCCGGCTACGGGGGCCCCCAGGTTGTAGGCGGCCCCGGAGCGGCAGCTGGTCACGGATATGCTGGTCCAGTAGGTGTAGCGCCAGGTTACCCAGGAGCCCACGCTGGCGGTCATCCTTCCCAATACGGAGGTGGCGCCGCTGTTGCGGCGAATTCCGGCGCCGGAAGTCAGTCTGCAGGCAGTCAGCCCGGCCTCGGTGTCACATACGGCCACGCAAAGCAGAAATCGTCGAGATGA